Sequence from the Phragmites australis chromosome 6, lpPhrAust1.1, whole genome shotgun sequence genome:
ATTTTTGTTAACATAATAACGCACACGTGACAAACAAACCTACATGCAATATTTTTCTCACTCACCTCTCTTATCGGCCTCTCTCCACCCCTCCTCCCTCCGGTCGACCTCTCTCtgcctttctctctctcccgttGACCTCTCCTCCCCCTGTCATCCTATATCTCTCTAGGGGCGGACAACTCAGGTCATATGCAACGAGCTCTACTAATGCCCAAACTAAATCGGTTCCAAAACGCACCAAAGAGATGACGTGGTAGTCACATAGAAAAACAGATGACGTGAAGCCACATCATCAAAACTGTTGTTGCAAACCACTATAGGAGTTATGTGATCAAGTAATTAAAATTTAGAATGTTAAATAAAcagttttaaaatttaaaaagttaTCCGAACACTAGGAATAGTTCAGAAGAATAATTTAGACTTTTTCCATAGATAAACAACAGCAGTTTTCAACCATTGGGTCAAGATCCAAAAGACACCCGAACCATTAATCCATAAATACACAGAGCATCGACAAATTTCTGCAATCTCCTGcatttctttccttctttcttgAGTAATTTTCGTAAAACTACAGACGgttagatttaaaaaaataatatttacctgtacttttttaaaatttacttttctttctttctacaACTGTTTTCAAGTGTACATCTGCCTAACCACAGCCTAACAGCGACTCAGATATTTTATCAGCCAAACCTGAATACCTGCATACTAGTATATGCAAATATGTCACTCCTGTTTACATCAACAATAAGAACAAGAGGAAAAAAACAAAGCGAAATCTATCTAAAGCCTAAACTCCCAAATTATAACAATCAAtcaatttatttgcaaggcacgcTATGTCCTTACTAGTAGTAACAGCTCCATTATGCTACCACAAGCATCTCAACCCTAGCACTCGTTAAGCTCAGCATGAGAGGGCAAGAATGGCGCCTGGCTCCGGCATGATGAAGCATCACCTCACCTGGGAGCGTTGGAGATGGAGATGTCGGTGGGGACGCGGAACATGCCGGCCCACTCCTGCGCCTCCAGGAACAGCTTCGACACCTTGGCGGCCAACCACGACATGTCCGGCCGCGCCAAGGGATCCTTTGCCACGCACCGCAGCGCCAGCGCCGTCAGCGACTCAGCTGCCTCGACGGGGAACGAGTCCCTCAGCCTCCGGTCCACCCACCACCGCATCGCCTCCCCGCCGCCCTCCGCTGCGGCGGCACCCGCGGCCTCGATCAGCGACGTCCTCTCGtactcccccgtcgcccggttCACCAGCTCGTACCGCAATGGCTCCCGCCCGGACACCAGCTCCAGCAGCACCACGCCAAGCGCGAACACGTCGGAGCGCCGCGAGGGCGCGCCGCCCGCGGTGAGCTCCGGCGCCATGTACCCGCGCTTGCCCTCGATCCGCCTCCCCCTACTGCTAGTGTGGCGGTGCTCTGGGCCTTTTGCTTCTTCATCTTTTTGGTCGGCTGGAAGCTCGCCCGCGAGGTCCGCGGAGCCGAAATGGGTGATCTTGGCGCGGAAGAGCGGCCCGTCGCCGCAGACGAGgacggaggaggcggagagGCGGTTGTGGATCGTGTCGGCCTGGAGGTGGACGTAGTAGAGGGCGTCGCAGACGTCAGCGGCGAGCTGGAGCCTCGAGTGCCAGGAGACGAGCGGCGTGAAAGACGGGTTCTTGGGGTTCCGGAGGAGCGCGGAGAGCGGGGCCGCGTCGGGGACGAGCTCGTAGGCGAGGAAGAGCGTTGTGCGGTCGAGGGATGCGGCGGCCCCGAGGAGGCGGGCGATGGCGGCGTGGTGGCAGTGGCCGAGGACGGCGGAGCGGGCGGAGACCTCGCGGGCGTCACGGCGGAGCGGGCGGCGGAAGACGGCAGCGGGGTGGCCGCGGAGGGAGCAGCGGAAGGAGTtggatgaggaggcggcggcggggacgaggcggtgggaggaggagaagttggcggtggcggcggcgaggtccTGGAAGGTGAAGAGGAGGGGGAGGTCGGGGAGGGAGTCGCGGAGCGCGGCGAGGGAGTTAGCGGAGGAcgtggcggtggaggaggaggtggagtaGGAGTAGGAGGATGGGAGCGCGGTGGTGGTGCGCGGAGAGCGGTGGTTTCTTGGggtggaggcagcggcggccatggaggaggaggaggcggaggcggtagTGGTGGCGATGGCGCTCCTGGACTTGCACATTCGATTCGCCTTCGTCTTGGGGTCGACCATGGGAGGCGCCGCTGCAACAACgacctctctctttctctctctgcgcTACGCCGTGTTTCGTTTGCAGACGTGATAAATCTTGCCCCTTTTTTTCCCGGCGCGTACAGACTGGAGGCTCGTCTCgttggaggaagaaggcgaaTGGATCTAAATCTCTTATTTTACGGAAGTAATTTGTGAGAGACGTGTCATTTACTATATGGAGAAGTACCATAGCAAAAGTACTGTTTACAAAAGTAATATAGTAATATGGATCTAACGGCTTATATCGATTTGAAATCAATGAGACTTCATCTCTCACGTGATCTCGTTCCAGATGGCTGCTGGTATGCTCAAAAGCAGGTCGAAGACCCTAGTTGTTGATGACTTATTTGGTTGCCTGTATTAGGACTGGTGTGACTCTATGTGTGTAGGCGCTCAAGTCGGTTTGTGTTGGCGCTCAAGTCGGTCCGTCTCGAGTGGTTAATAATAGTATTAGCGTATGATTAGTAAGtattaatttatattaatatattttaatttggatTAAAGTTTAATATTATTAAGTGCTATAGAGTGTATTTatgtaaaaataaatatcatatcaacaccttttttatttcaatctcatACGATACTTGATTAATGTAACAATTAAACTCAAATTTCTTCTTAGTCTAACTAAACCCATACAACCAAATAAAATAACATTACATATACATGATCTAATTTAAACAGGTCTACCTCACTAATACGAGTCCGAATAGATCTTAAAGCAACCAAATGGACCCTAGTTAACGTGAACTACTAGTAGTAATTGATTGCTTTGCCACGTACACATTTAAGTCTTTCGCGCCGCCTAGATTTCAATAGGCTAAAATCAGCGTTTCTGATCTTCgaagaaaaaaatcagcatTCCTCTTGATGAACAGTGTGAATGCGAGCTTCTGGCATGGTTTCCTTTGCTTGTCGGGATTGAAGGGAGGTTTTGGGAGGTAGGACGGCTCCACGGTGGTGGCGGACGCGAGACCATGGCAGTGGGAAAGCGATGATGGGATGGGGGAGGCATGGCGCCAGGTTAGCACGGCGGAGGCCGGCAAGGACAGCAAGCGGGGCAGGTGAGGGAGCGATTTCCACTGGTGCGTTAGAGAAGAAGCATAGGCGctgagggaggaagaagaaacgaGTGGGGTCGTTCTCCAGGTCGTTGGAGAAGGATCGTACGGTGCTCCTTCGCCGactaaaagaaaatgaaaaatgagTCGATTCAAAATTAGCATCGCCCTTCTTTCGGTCATGACAAAGAAAAGGCACTTGGCGTGTGCATGGACTATATACCATGGACTAACGTGAATTGAAAATCAGGGATGCGTCCAAATCGACTGCCGCAACTTTGATCAATTTCATCTTCACAGGAGGGCGGCCTGGGTCTTTCCTGCCAAACTTGCCGTGGCCGAACACAGAATGGACTAACGTGAATAGGTAGGTACGAAGCAAggaggcagcggcagcggcggatgacggatcctctgcattaaagatgattaatgcagaggattacTGGTTATACAGTAATATGAGTCTGCTGCTACAGTCTCCGCAGTAATTAATCACTGTTTACTGTGTAGCTACAGTGTTTGTTTTTGCTGTAGGACGAATCTGTACTGTAGCATCAGGTACTGTAGCGTTAGTGTAGCGATTGATCCAATCCATCCATCTCCAAATCAAGGGCTGTGGAGTGCTCCTAATGCACTCCACTggcaactgcagaggatccgCCCTTACCGGATGTGCTATACACTACTGAAAAACATAGATAAATGATACGTAGAACCAGTAACGAGTCGTAATATAATTGGTtacttataataataataataa
This genomic interval carries:
- the LOC133920902 gene encoding lysM domain receptor-like kinase 3, giving the protein MVDPKTKANRMCKSRSAIATTTASASSSSMAAAASTPRNHRSPRTTTALPSSYSYSTSSSTATSSANSLAALRDSLPDLPLLFTFQDLAAATANFSSSHRLVPAAASSSNSFRCSLRGHPAAVFRRPLRRDAREVSARSAVLGHCHHAAIARLLGAAASLDRTTLFLAYELVPDAAPLSALLRNPKNPSFTPLVSWHSRLQLAADVCDALYYVHLQADTIHNRLSASSVLVCGDGPLFRAKITHFGSADLAGELPADQKDEEAKGPEHRHTSSRGRRIEGKRGYMAPELTAGGAPSRRSDVFALGVVLLELVSGREPLRYELVNRATGEYERTSLIEAAGAAAAEGGGEAMRWWVDRRLRDSFPVEAAESLTALALRCVAKDPLARPDMSWLAAKVSKLFLEAQEWAGMFRVPTDISISNAPR